The Arachis ipaensis cultivar K30076 chromosome B03, Araip1.1, whole genome shotgun sequence region aaaagagcaaggtGTTGATGCAAACAAGGGAGAAAACAGTAAACAATAATAAACATTCTGAATTCGGAATCAGCTGGAAAAATTGACCTGAAAAGTGAAAAGTGGATATGAGCTTGGAAATGGATCGCTGTTGGTGGTAGTTGGGGGATGGAAACAAAATGGTGCTTGTTTCGTTAACTTTCCAAGTTACATCACATTCGCGGATCATTTTAGTTACTGACAATGGAAGAGGAGGAGGTGGACGAggtggaggaggaagaggaatgCGAGGAGGGACCGTAACGTGATACGTGGACGGTTGAGATCGTTTGATTGAGACGTTAACGTGCATCCAAGCGTTGTTATTTACGGATCCAACTCATCTTCGAGTCTTGGATTTGGCCCACCCATGGACCCTTCCCTTACTACTAATGACATGACACAATTACCGAACTCCTCATTTAATTTGTTTCCTTCCGAATAAGTCATTATTCTGTATATTTATCAGTTGGGCTTGTGGCCCAATTGATATGTTTTTGGTGAACAAAAAAGGCCAACAAGGTTGCATGAAGAACACGTGGCAGGTGGGGGCAGAGGATGAATTGCCACGTTGATGGAGAGCAATCCGCGACGAAGTTGAAGAGGAGGAAGGAGCGGTTGTAAGCATAAGCATCTAGTGTAATAGGAGGAGATCAAGATCAAGAAGATCGATCAATGGCGTCGAATCTGAGTCCTGCGTTCGCATACACGGTTCTGTACGTGAAAGACGTAGCAAAGTCCGTAGCCTTCTATTCGAAAGCATTCGGCTACACTGTTCGTCGCTTAGACGAGTCACACAGGTATGTGTTGAGTGTTGTAGTGTTGTATTCTATTCATTTTCATGTTCATGTTCATGCGATCCACACACACCTTTTTTGAATTAGATGGGGAGAGTTGGAGAGTGGAAACACCACAATAGCATTCACGCCACTGCACCAACACGAGACCGATGATTTGACTGGATCCGTCCATGCTTCTGGATCCGGCCATGAAAGGCCACCTCTCGAGGTTTGCTTTGTTTACTCTGACGTTGATGCCGCTTTCAAGGTACATACATATACTACGTGCATtgtgatgttcattttatttattattattccaaTAAGGAATGGTAGTTAATCTATTTTATTGAACACAAAGCTTTAGACAGAGTTAGGAAATAATGGAAGTGATGTTGCAGTGGGCGGTGGAGAACGGAGCGGAGGCGGTGAGCAAGCCAGAGGTGAAGGAATGGGGACAGAAGGTAGGGTACGTCAGAGACAGAGACGGCATCGTCATCAGAATGGGTAGTCATGTCAAGCCACCGAAACAAGATTAATTACATCATTCATCAACCTCCATGCCCACCATATATGATATGCTTTTCATTTAGGACTCTATTGTATGATCATAAATACAACCGTCACTTAAACTTAATTAGCTGCCAATAATAAATGAATTTACTACTTGCTTGTATACTTGTGTTCGTAGTCAGGACTCCAGAGAGAAAACCAACTTTAATGACACAGTAATTAACACATCTTCGTAATAAAAAATCGATGCCTTGCAATGCAATCACTAGAACCAAATGCACCCGCAGAATCGCAAGTTTTCACTTAATCATTCATACTCGAATTAGCAAGAATAGCAAACTTGATTAAATGCACATTTGCTACCTGACAATGTGTTTAATATATAGAGAGACAACCttaacatgaaaaataaaatggCATCAAATCAGTAAAGATAAAGCCACTTATTTTGCAGTTTTAATTTTGGTGCAGAGAATTCAGTATGCTAACCCAAAATTGTATATGTTAAAAATTTAcacatttaaaatttttcaaatgatAATAGAACTGATTCTCAATACTCAATATTGCCAGCACCACATATTGACCATGTTCTTAACCAATGCAAAACTCAACCTCTTGGAAATCGCAATCATAATAGTAATATTCAAAAGAGTATACGACCAAACTTGGCACCTAAACTCCAATTttaatccaaaaaataaaaaggttatgaCTTGAACAAAGTATAATTTCAATCAACTAGTCAAAACACCGGCCAAGACACTTAGAATACAGTTTGTTTTCCAAGTCAGGACTAACAAAGGGCCATGTAGTGAAGAACGACATGGAGCTGAAGAAACAAGGATGTTGATAACTTCCAAGCCAATTCATTACACATTTTAAGTTATATGTCCTTCATGGTTCACAAAAGCAGGCAAGAGGCATGGTTTAGGCCACCACCAATCACAACATTTCTTGTGACTTCCTTACGCATCGACTAACCTTCTTCTTGAAAtcatctctcctctctctccatTCCTTCTGCAAAATATTAGATCACATGACTTAAAACAGACTAAAAAGGGCATTCAGATTATCAAGGATGACCAGCACAAGAGGCCAACCAACATTAATAAAGACAATATAAGAATGCATGATTGGAAAAATTACAGAATTGGATGTTAAACCATACAATAAAGTAACAATCTCAATTTTGTCACTCTTATGCTTCGTAGTTAAAACATTAAAATGCTTGATTTTCCTCATTTTTATGCCCGTTTAGTAGCTTGTTGGAATCACCAATACCTGCCAAACCACCATTCNNNNNNNNNNNNNNNNNNNNNNNNNNNNNNNNNNNNNNNNNNNNNNNNNNNNNNNNNNNNNNNNNNNNNNNNNNNNNNNNNNNNNNNNNNNNNccccccccccccccctttcTCTTTCACTTCAATTAGTAGCCATACACAACCTTTGCATGATGCAAATCCAATACAGCAGAATCTAACACTACTGTTAAATAGGAGAAAATAACTACTAAAACAAACAGATCATATATGGAGAGGATCCAAACCATCTAATAACATAAGACTTGCATTCTATAACATAGAAAATAGACTACAAAGGCAATCCAATATTTATTAAACAAAACTCTAATGAGAGAAGGGAGAAGGTATTAGTAAAACACTGCAAAAGGTAAAACAACAGCGGTCAAACTTACGGCAGCTTCGACGTTTGCTGGAGATTCATCATTGGGGCTCGAAAGCATTGATATAATACTCAGCACTATACTCTCTACCtgcaaaataacaaaaaaaaaaaaaattattcttaagTGGGGATTTCAGATAGTTTCACAAATACATAAAATCATTGATTGTAGACAAGATGTGGCATAACAATTCCAAGGAAGTCCATCAAAGTTATGAATTGCAAACCAACCTATGTTTTCACTTTAAAGCTCTAAAATCCATCACAAACTCAAAATCGAACTACTAACTTGCATTTCAATCTACCCACATTGAAAAACTAACTACACTTGTAAAACATGAAAAGTCTGGATTTGTAATCTAGTAATTTGACAATATCCCTTATTGTTTAGCAGTGTAGAGTATCAATAACTCCATCTTTCCATTACTAGTTGATCAGCCCAAATGCAATGGTGATAATGCAAATTCAAACAAACAAAACATCCACAACATGACATATAATATAGAGAAGAAAAACAggtaaatctaactaaaataccACAGCATAAGATTAGCTTCTTTAGGAGAACACAAGGTGGTGGTGTAGTGCTATTGAAGTTAAACAATGCTGGGTTTCAATATTATAGCTGTTATAGTGTTATATGAGGTTTACTCATTGTGGAAAAATTGAGCTTTACAATGCTTGTTGTATTTTCAATCTCAGGCTCCACTTTTCTTGATAAGAAATGTAAGATATGAACATTATCTACCTATTCTTTTAAGGGGGTAACAAGAGAAGCGGGGACAAGAGAAGGAAAGGGACAAGAGAAGGAAAGATACAACGGCAAAGATCTCCATACTACCACAACTTATTAAACCAACTTTAAATGAAACGCAGATATTACACGAGAATATTGATATTCAAAACCCCTTTATAGTATGCATATCATGCATAGGGCCAAaccacaagaagaaaaatgaaccAGAAAAATCTAAAACGATATTTAATTGGTCATATCAAAGCCAAGCTGTAATTTTAATGACGAAAGCTCGAACTCCCATTAATTCAAAATGAACATCCTCCACTCTTGCCAAAGCAAATTAAAACAACTAAGCTAAGAGGTGTTTATATTCTCACATACCGTATGAACAGGATTCCAGCGCTCACTTGCAAGCTCATAACCATTTGGATCGTCACCGGGAGGGTGAAGAATTGATATGCAAACTCGACCATCAGGATATACTGCAAATTATACAGCAAACTTCAGTCTCATGTAGTTCAAATCAAAACGATACCACAAGTAAAACTAACCATTGGGGTGCCATATCTCGGAAGTGAATTTCACTGTTGGTGGGCTGTTTGGGTAATTGGATGGAAAGCTCATGATGGCATTGAAAAATCCCCCCTCACTATCAAACAATGCAAAACAGCAGCAGTGTCAGTAAAATCCCAATGCtaataaagaaagaaaacaaataataatCAAATCATGCAATGAAAGGAAAGTAGATTGGTTTCAATCAAGGGCATCTTCAATCATTCCAATAATAAAAGAGAGGTATGAAGATAAGCACAATGTTGTGCTATCAAacaacccaatcatgaaggaagggTCTAAGAACTAGGGCAGGCAAAACACAAGCTCGTTAAATAAAACACCTTTATCAACCAGAAGAATGAATGAAGAATCCAAAACAATCAAATTGAATACATGAtctttaacaaaagaaaaaaaaaaggaaaaaccccTGCCCTTGACTAAACCCCTCATGAAAACACACAGTTCGCAATCCAATCATCAAGAACCAAAATAAAAAACCCAAACTTACAATCGAAAATCACAAATATTTCAAAAGTAGCAGGGCATCCAATTATCGATTACAACAATCatacaacaaaataaaaacattaaaTTTGATTAAAAGGAGCTCACTAGAGAGTATCGGGAGGTCCAATTACGGTTACACTCCATTCAAAGATGTTGCTTTCATCGACCAAACCTGCGGAGAACCCATCAACAGGGTTCTTGCAAAGATCTGCAACCAAAAGGAACAACAAATCAAGACATAGCGGAAAAACCACGCAATAACAAAGCCACCGCGGCatcaattaaaaattatatatatacacacaaaacAATCGAAGATTGTAGAAAAGGGTGGATAGGGTTCTGAACCTTTGAGCTGTTTTTGAAGGAGAAGGCTAGCCTGAGACGCCATCAAAAGAAAcgattagagagagagagagaagggtgcCAAAGAAAGGAGTGAGAGAGAGATTGCGAAACAAAACAGAGAACTTGAAAAGCCGACACTTTACGAATATTTATAAGGAGAGCGAACAAGTGGGATTTAGAAGAGAAAATACGCGAGTTCTTGTTATTTTGAGtttatatctttcttttcttctcaaaAACGATATGATAAGATATTTTGGGTTCGGATTTTCGGGTTTTACGGTTCAAATAATTACTGTTTTTTTCAGTTTCAGGGCCCTTTCTCTTCCTATGCCAGCGGGCCgctatttttctctttttgtttctaAGATTCTGGTTAGTTcccataaaagaaaaaaaattattcgtTGAAAAATTTTAGTATCTCTATTAGGCATTAGCTCATCTCGAACTTGGATTTGATATAATTAAATTAGaagaatttttataattattcaattagatatatgtttaaataaaattttaaaaaataaggttaaaaattaaaaatattggtTTAAAATCGGCCATATCATAGTTATCGGAAATAGTGTTTGATTTTTAGACTATATCAAGTGGATCCTTGCAATCAATAATATCTTCACGAACCTATATCATTtgtatatttctttttattttcgaagcTATGATTGTGATACataggatcctttttatttatatttttatttttagttatgatTCATAGATAAgctttcataaataaaataaaaaatagtaactTTCGCAGTttttaactaatatttttttattattaaatatttttaaaatatattaacaCTTTATTttatcgatttttagcaaattgaTGGTGATTTGATATTTAATAATTTGGGAGTGAAATCTACTCCTTTTTGCTAGTACCAGTTTTCTAAAAGTGCATTAAAATTCCTTTAATTAGAAAAGATTCGAGAAAATTTGAAGACATAAATAAAgactttgaaaataaattgactgaaattaaaatagattgcattgaatttaaagagaGACAATAAAATGCCTCCGATCGAATAGAAGGACttttgaaatagaaaataaaggtTTCAAAAGGGTTAAGTattgaaatcgtccctaaggttgggggtgaaaatcaaaatcgtccccaacctttttttgttattaaaatcatcctcaacgttacaaaacgttataaaatcgtcatttttcatttcaatattattttttttaccatattacccttcattattaataaaaataattaaagacgAAGAGATGCTGGGTGTGGGTGGGGgtggggtttttttttttaatattatttttattaatagttaagggtaatttggtcaaaaaatagaaaatgacgattttataacgttttgtaacgttgaggatgattttaataacaaaaaaaggtcggggacgattttgattttcaccccaaaccttaggaacgatttcagtacttaacccgtTTCAAAACATAAGATTGAACGAGTAAAAGTAAATGTTGCTTGAAagataaacttgcaagaaaagtaaagttcgcaaaaaatataaatgaaaaataaaataagtgaaaggaaccctacagaaaattgATTCGAAGCAGACTCAAAAAGTCACTGGGATGTGAATATGCGTGAGTAATTTCTGAAACGAAGTTTCAACCTCTGTATCTTCGAGCCTTCTTCTATTTATAGCCAGCTCCTAGTCAATCGAATCAAAGTGTAACCTCCACGTGCGTGAAAACATATGTAACCGTTCCCGCTTCTTTAGTTTAATCATGTAACATTTGAAGATCGATCCTCAAATCTCAGAGTCTTTTATCTACCTCAATAATTAACTTATCGATCCGTCACACTTATCGGACTCTCACTCATCATTTCCAGCCATCAAAAAACCTTCTCGATGTAAAGTTCTTTCAAAGGACCCACTTACTAATCTTCGAATAACTCTCTTCCTCGAAATTGATCATTTTCGACTAACAAATTGCCCTATAGGATTAATGTGTTATTCTCGATAGCATTTTGAGGACAAAAAACACTTAATCCTAAATATGCAATTAACTCAAGGCATTAATTATCCATAAATGAAATTTACTTTCCCTTCATTTACTTACATCTGTCCTTCACGATTCTCATAATCCTTCAATTTCTTTCTCCACCACTTCACCTTCTCCAGAAAgttatttcattttcaaattttgaacTTCCTCTTCTAAAATGCTAAAAACAActctatttaaaaaattaaattttcttACCATCATTCCATCCTTGTTCTCTAAAACtccaatttcttcttctcttccaaaTCTCTCGTTCAACCTACCTGCATCCATACTTCACCATCATCAACTTCTTGATTTTTACCCAAAAATGGCTACTTCTTCATCTCACAACACTCCTACTGTCCAAGACAAAAGCAAAGGTCCTACAACTTAGGTTCAGGTACCACCAATTTTACGAGTTTTAAACCCATCAAATGATGAAATTATTGAAGACCCACAACTTTTACTGGATGATAAAGGATCCTGATTTCTTTCACTATTGATGATGAAACATGTTGCTTTATTGGCCTCATTCAAACCTTAGAATGTGCCAATAAAAAGCTCGACTTCTTTTCTAATGCCAGAGAAAAGGATTTACTCATCAAACGGGATCTCCTTATTGCTCCTTTTATTCACCACAACAAATCTTTTAGGAACAACCCCAAAATCACTTCTCGAGGAGTGGATTTTCGAACTTGGCATCAACGCCTCGAAACAGTAAAGAAAGATGTCTAGAAAGATGTGTGTATCTATGAtctccttcttctttctcatTTCTCTCCTACCACTCACAATTGGATGATCGGGGCCGTATTATGCTTATGGAACAAAACCACAAATAACTTCCACCTTCCTTATGGAATGGTAGGGCCTACACTACTCGATGTAGCTGCTATCACTGGCCTTCCAGTAAACCTCCCTGAAGCACCTTCCAATATACAACCAGATCAAATATACAAAATGTCTATGAAAACCTCTCATAGTGACTTCATCGATCATCACATGGGCCATGAATTGTTAAAGAAGCGTCCAGATGCAAAAATTGTTCCTCTAGTTAAATGCCATAGTTTTTTGTACTGCTAGCTAAATGCCATAGTTTTTTGTTAAAGAAGCGTCCAGATGCAAAAATTGTTCCTCTAGCGGCTTTGTTACATGA contains the following coding sequences:
- the LOC107634109 gene encoding uncharacterized protein LOC107634109, with the translated sequence MASNLSPAFAYTVLYVKDVAKSVAFYSKAFGYTVRRLDESHRWGELESGNTTIAFTPLHQHETDDLTGSVHASGSGHERPPLEVCFVYSDVDAAFKWAVENGAEAVSKPEVKEWGQKVGYVRDRDGIVIRMGSHVKPPKQD
- the LOC107629117 gene encoding ubiquitin-conjugating enzyme E2 7; the encoded protein is MASQASLLLQKQLKDLCKNPVDGFSAGLVDESNIFEWSVTVIGPPDTLYEGGFFNAIMSFPSNYPNSPPTVKFTSEIWHPNVYPDGRVCISILHPPGDDPNGYELASERWNPVHTVESIVLSIISMLSSPNDESPANVEAAKEWRERRDDFKKKVSRCVRKSQEML